Proteins co-encoded in one Flavobacterium sp. M31R6 genomic window:
- a CDS encoding glycosyltransferase family 4 protein — translation MHIAFLTPEYPHERVQYAAGIGTSIKNLVVALVKKKVTVSVFVYGQSESAIFQEDGVKIHLIKAQKYKTFGWYFHRKYIQNYLNKHIVLEGIDLVEAPDWTGITAFMNLKGPVVIRFHGSDTYFCYLEQRKQKAKNFWFEKRAINKAQAFIAPTRFAGELSKRLFGIKNKAIQTIHHGLELNLFQNASPLVYEKGLILYIGTIIRKKGLLELPDIFKKVRSKYPEAKLVLIGSDSFDIQTKSKSTWELMQQECSDEDLSAISYLGKIPYNEVKEFIKKANVCVFPTFAETLGMVTIESMALQKPVVNSNIGWSQELLVDGESGYLVHPKDHDVFAEKIVGLLQDDNLCSTIGKAARIRVETFFDIEKIVAQNVDFYKSIIDSF, via the coding sequence ATGCACATTGCTTTTTTAACCCCAGAATACCCTCATGAGCGTGTACAATATGCAGCAGGAATTGGGACGAGTATCAAGAACTTGGTGGTGGCTTTGGTTAAAAAAAAGGTAACTGTTTCCGTTTTTGTTTATGGACAATCAGAAAGTGCTATTTTCCAAGAAGATGGTGTGAAAATACATTTGATAAAAGCTCAAAAGTATAAAACGTTTGGTTGGTATTTTCATCGAAAATATATTCAAAATTATCTCAATAAACACATTGTTTTAGAAGGGATTGATTTAGTCGAAGCTCCAGATTGGACAGGAATTACCGCTTTTATGAATTTAAAAGGACCAGTTGTAATTCGTTTTCATGGAAGTGATACCTATTTTTGCTATTTGGAACAAAGAAAACAAAAAGCAAAAAATTTTTGGTTTGAAAAGCGAGCAATTAATAAAGCCCAAGCTTTTATTGCTCCTACCCGTTTTGCAGGTGAACTATCAAAGAGACTTTTCGGCATTAAAAATAAAGCAATTCAAACCATTCACCACGGATTGGAGCTTAATCTGTTCCAGAATGCTAGCCCATTGGTTTATGAGAAAGGGTTGATTTTATATATAGGCACTATTATTCGAAAAAAGGGACTGCTGGAATTACCAGATATTTTTAAGAAAGTCAGAAGTAAATATCCAGAAGCTAAGTTGGTTTTAATAGGAAGTGATTCTTTTGATATTCAAACCAAATCCAAATCGACTTGGGAATTAATGCAACAAGAATGCAGTGATGAAGATTTAAGTGCTATTTCTTATTTAGGTAAAATTCCTTACAATGAAGTGAAGGAATTCATTAAAAAAGCAAATGTTTGTGTTTTTCCAACTTTTGCAGAAACTTTAGGAATGGTGACAATTGAATCTATGGCGTTGCAAAAACCAGTTGTGAATAGCAACATTGGATGGTCTCAAGAATTACTTGTTGATGGGGAAAGCGGGTATTTGGTCCACCCAAAAGATCACGATGTCTTTGCCGAAAAAATAGTTGGGTTGTTACAAGACGATAATTTGTGCTCAACTATAGGAAAAGCAGCAAGAATAAGAGTAGAAACTTTTTTCGACATTGAAAAAATAGTAGCTCAAAATGTAGATTTTTATAAATCAATAATAGATTCATTTTGA
- a CDS encoding glycosyltransferase, translating into MKFAIITQVSHVFQKGNYFAYAPYVREMNVWSKYVGEFIIVAPLLRASSTAIDIPYNHENIKFSQIDSINLLGFKSIFNAILKIPKISWQIFKAMWKADHIHLRCPGNIGLLGCLIQVLFPNKPKTAKYAGNWDPKAKQPWSYRLQKWILSNTFLTRNMQVLVYGEWEGSTKNIKPFFTATYSEEDKMPIKALDLKEKINFVFVGALASGKNPMYAMQLLETLYKKGYNVSLNFYGEGIERKNLESYIASNGLEKIVQLKGNQSQKVVTEAYQNSHFVILPSQSEGWPKALAEGMFWGCVPIATPVSCVPFMLDFGERGVLLQMTRELCSNWRSNLEQDVCKVEELINDKVDYDTKRRKASDWSRKYTLEVFESAIKKMLEQ; encoded by the coding sequence ATGAAATTTGCCATTATAACTCAAGTGTCTCATGTCTTTCAAAAGGGAAACTATTTTGCTTACGCACCTTATGTTCGCGAAATGAATGTTTGGTCAAAATATGTTGGTGAGTTTATTATTGTTGCACCCCTTCTTCGAGCTTCAAGTACGGCAATCGACATTCCATATAATCACGAAAATATTAAGTTTTCCCAGATTGATAGTATTAATTTATTAGGTTTTAAATCCATTTTTAACGCAATTTTAAAAATTCCAAAAATAAGTTGGCAAATTTTTAAAGCCATGTGGAAAGCAGACCATATACATTTACGTTGCCCTGGAAATATTGGTTTGTTGGGTTGTTTGATTCAAGTTTTATTTCCAAATAAACCCAAAACGGCGAAGTATGCCGGTAATTGGGATCCTAAGGCAAAACAACCTTGGAGTTACCGTTTGCAAAAATGGATTTTGAGCAATACGTTTTTGACTAGAAATATGCAAGTTTTGGTTTATGGTGAATGGGAGGGTAGTACCAAAAATATAAAACCATTTTTTACCGCAACCTATTCCGAAGAAGATAAAATGCCGATTAAAGCATTGGATCTAAAAGAAAAAATAAATTTTGTTTTTGTCGGAGCATTGGCATCGGGTAAAAATCCGATGTATGCTATGCAATTGTTAGAAACATTATATAAAAAGGGATATAATGTATCTTTAAATTTTTATGGTGAAGGTATAGAAAGGAAAAATTTAGAGAGTTATATTGCTTCTAATGGTTTAGAAAAGATTGTACAATTAAAAGGAAACCAAAGCCAAAAAGTTGTTACTGAAGCTTATCAAAACAGTCATTTTGTGATTTTACCTTCTCAAAGTGAAGGTTGGCCGAAAGCACTGGCCGAGGGAATGTTTTGGGGTTGTGTTCCAATCGCAACTCCTGTTTCTTGTGTGCCTTTTATGTTGGATTTTGGAGAAAGAGGTGTATTGCTGCAAATGACCCGAGAGCTTTGCTCGAACTGGCGTAGTAATTTGGAACAAGATGTTTGTAAAGTAGAAGAGCTTATAAATGATAAAGTGGATTATGACACTAAAAGAAGGAAAGCGTCGGATTGGTCACGGAAATACACACTTGAAGTTTTTGAATCAGCAATAAAAAAAATGCTTGAACAATGA
- a CDS encoding glycosyltransferase family 2 protein, giving the protein MDKLFMKNLPQFSLIICTYMRPKPLLQLLQSLREQTLYPDEILVIDGSINNETQLILNENHFENLHYYLVPKEHRGLTKQRNFGIARVGSNMEVVCFVDDDTVLEKDYFEELINTFRQNAIITGVGGVAINENKWEEILTNKGYNKNKYFSFDGFVYKEGLRNVVRNYLGLQSNLGPGKMPNYSHGRTCGFPLNNKIYEVDLLIGMSMAFRKIVVDQIQFSPYFEGYGLYEDADFSVRALSFGKNVINTKVQLCHFHNPSGRPNQYQYGKMVVRNGWYVWRVKNPKPVFIDRLKWHSITILLTIIRFSNIFNTKKRAAAFTEALGRTVGWWSLILNKPKTQLNLK; this is encoded by the coding sequence ATGGATAAACTCTTTATGAAAAACTTACCGCAATTCTCCCTCATCATCTGCACCTATATGCGTCCTAAACCTTTGCTCCAATTATTGCAATCATTAAGGGAACAAACGTTATACCCCGATGAAATTCTCGTTATTGACGGATCTATCAATAATGAAACACAGCTTATTTTAAATGAAAATCATTTTGAGAATCTTCACTATTATCTAGTTCCAAAGGAGCATCGAGGTCTGACCAAACAACGCAATTTTGGGATTGCACGTGTTGGGTCAAATATGGAAGTGGTTTGTTTTGTGGATGATGACACCGTTTTGGAGAAGGATTATTTTGAGGAATTAATTAATACTTTCAGGCAAAATGCTATTATTACAGGAGTTGGTGGAGTTGCAATCAACGAAAATAAATGGGAGGAGATACTAACAAATAAGGGGTACAATAAAAACAAGTATTTTTCTTTTGACGGTTTTGTTTATAAAGAAGGGCTTCGCAATGTGGTTCGGAATTATTTGGGCTTGCAATCTAATCTAGGGCCTGGAAAAATGCCTAATTATTCTCATGGTAGGACTTGTGGCTTTCCGTTGAATAATAAAATTTATGAGGTCGATTTATTAATTGGGATGTCTATGGCATTTAGAAAAATAGTTGTCGATCAAATTCAATTTTCACCTTATTTTGAAGGCTACGGACTCTATGAAGATGCCGATTTTAGCGTTAGAGCTCTATCCTTTGGAAAAAATGTGATTAATACAAAAGTGCAATTATGTCATTTTCACAATCCTTCTGGTCGCCCTAATCAATACCAATATGGTAAAATGGTAGTTAGAAACGGTTGGTATGTGTGGCGGGTAAAAAATCCAAAACCGGTATTTATTGATAGACTAAAATGGCATTCGATTACAATACTATTGACAATCATTCGATTTAGTAATATCTTTAACACAAAAAAAAGGGCCGCCGCTTTTACAGAAGCACTTGGTCGGACTGTTGGATGGTGGAGTTTGATTTTGAATAAACCAAAAACACAGCTTAATTTAAAATAA
- a CDS encoding bifunctional 2-polyprenyl-6-hydroxyphenol methylase/3-demethylubiquinol 3-O-methyltransferase UbiG translates to MIFCLTAYSQEQFVTVYDELYNKENSKYQRHSKIEFDQIVKEQVINIGLNRSRLIKKNILNTNCQSVLEIGSGIGLIGAHIRLKNEQILYTGIELDEEAFRKSQQLKLNTINGDFKEMEKIKGQFDVIMLWEVIEHLQDLKLFLDLAYKKLNYNGKIILSTPNYNKILNYPDREKDQLFQDEPPIHLNYFTAENIKNIFEFHHFANCRIMVKKFPYVELTKKRFYLNSFKALLNSYQGSTIYLEAIKK, encoded by the coding sequence TTGATATTTTGTTTAACTGCATATTCTCAAGAACAATTTGTAACCGTTTATGATGAATTGTATAATAAAGAGAATAGTAAATATCAAAGGCATTCTAAAATTGAGTTTGATCAAATTGTAAAAGAGCAAGTCATTAATATCGGTTTGAATCGTTCTAGATTGATAAAGAAAAATATTTTGAATACAAATTGTCAATCGGTACTTGAGATTGGGAGTGGAATAGGTTTGATTGGGGCTCACATACGGTTAAAAAATGAACAAATACTGTACACAGGAATTGAATTGGATGAAGAAGCATTTCGCAAATCACAACAATTAAAATTAAATACGATTAATGGTGATTTTAAAGAAATGGAAAAAATAAAAGGTCAGTTTGATGTAATAATGCTCTGGGAGGTTATTGAACATCTTCAGGATTTGAAATTGTTTCTTGATTTGGCTTATAAAAAACTAAATTATAATGGTAAAATAATACTCTCAACCCCCAATTACAATAAAATCCTGAATTATCCGGATAGAGAAAAAGACCAATTGTTTCAGGATGAACCTCCAATTCATCTCAATTATTTCACTGCAGAGAACATAAAAAATATTTTTGAATTTCATCATTTTGCTAATTGTAGAATTATGGTTAAGAAATTTCCTTATGTAGAATTGACCAAGAAAAGATTTTATTTGAATTCCTTTAAAGCATTATTGAATAGTTATCAAGGATCAACCATTTATTTGGAAGCAATAAAAAAGTAA
- a CDS encoding UDP-glycosyltransferase: MKNNKIFILLPDGIGLRNFAYSDFYKIGKKEDFDIIFWNNTPFDLTELGFKEIKIKNSKSHPLTEIYKNARKQIELNLNIRRTKDTVYDTYRFPFSYATTTKAVKSLLTRLVSFTHSSKYGLNRIRKKIKQEERKTLYYHQCLETLQKEQPGMVFCTNQRPMTAIAPLLAAQDLGIPTATFIFSWDNLPKATMVVETDYYFVWSDLMKKELLFYYPYVQEEQVFVSGTPQFEAHFNQNKLSSKEEFFKQNNLDANKKYICFSGDDITTSPDDPAYLEDAAKAVIELNSKGYNLGIIFRRCPVDFSNRYDTILEKYSSTIVSIDPIWKPLSSVWNTILPTKEDDSLLSNLGEHCEMVLNLGSSMVFDFICHKKVCAYFHYNQKIQLDKNWDLFKCYQYVHFRSMPNKETVLWINSPDAIASIIENGMAKNSSVIEDAKNWFEIINQHPPQEASRRIWQGIKTIISKE; encoded by the coding sequence TGATTTAACCGAATTGGGTTTTAAAGAGATAAAAATTAAAAACTCTAAATCACATCCACTTACGGAGATCTACAAAAATGCTCGTAAACAAATAGAGTTGAATCTTAATATTCGAAGAACCAAAGACACTGTTTATGATACGTATCGTTTTCCTTTTTCGTATGCAACAACTACAAAAGCAGTAAAAAGTTTGTTGACTCGACTAGTGTCATTTACTCATTCTTCAAAATATGGATTAAATCGCATTCGAAAAAAAATTAAACAGGAAGAAAGAAAAACGCTGTACTACCATCAATGTTTAGAAACTTTGCAAAAAGAACAGCCAGGCATGGTTTTTTGCACCAATCAACGGCCGATGACGGCAATTGCACCGTTATTGGCGGCTCAAGATTTAGGAATTCCTACAGCAACTTTTATTTTCTCCTGGGATAATTTGCCAAAAGCAACAATGGTAGTTGAAACGGATTATTATTTTGTATGGAGTGATTTAATGAAAAAGGAATTGCTTTTTTATTATCCTTATGTTCAAGAAGAACAGGTTTTTGTGTCTGGAACTCCACAATTTGAAGCTCATTTTAATCAAAATAAATTAAGTTCAAAAGAAGAATTTTTTAAACAGAATAATTTAGATGCAAATAAAAAATATATTTGTTTTTCTGGAGATGATATTACAACAAGTCCCGATGATCCGGCCTATTTAGAAGATGCTGCAAAAGCCGTAATAGAGTTAAATAGTAAAGGATATAATCTTGGAATAATCTTTAGAAGATGCCCTGTTGATTTTTCGAATCGATATGATACTATTCTGGAAAAGTATTCGAGCACTATTGTTTCAATAGACCCTATTTGGAAGCCTTTATCTTCTGTGTGGAATACTATATTGCCAACAAAAGAAGACGATTCTTTATTGTCAAATTTGGGGGAGCATTGTGAAATGGTTCTTAATTTAGGTTCCTCCATGGTGTTTGATTTTATTTGTCATAAAAAAGTATGTGCTTATTTTCATTATAATCAAAAAATACAATTAGATAAAAATTGGGATCTTTTTAAATGTTATCAATATGTGCATTTCCGTTCGATGCCTAATAAAGAAACGGTTTTGTGGATAAATAGCCCAGATGCTATTGCTTCAATAATCGAGAACGGTATGGCAAAGAATTCTTCTGTAATAGAAGATGCAAAGAACTGGTTTGAAATCATTAACCAACATCCTCCACAAGAAGCTTCCAGACGTATTTGGCAAGGAATTAAAACTATCATTTCTAAAGAATAA
- a CDS encoding glycosyltransferase family 2 protein, whose amino-acid sequence MIVVYHKNNRISKVISVDKSEISFDKNKSIAFGLLQLAEQFPESKLVWCHVDYQEVLNVEELNFIMHHNKMMLSYNPSSSNYLGPKIGYVEESLFIRVNKNVTYPTWQMSSLVGCVHASILRATKETIKRDSSFDYYLNSIAKVCKPQGLLCYSEPRLLKKHFLVSSPKASVFTLFRFIKQHYKKRWIVMMFLNLIIYERQFPLGAFLYAYFFKNRKKNTTDLDAIKVNSSLKVIVNPTMDVIIPTIGRKDHLYDVLKDLAQQTHLPINVIIVEQNPKVNSVSELDYIHNEIWPFVIKHTFTHQAGACNARNLAMSQVESEWVFFSDDDIRFGSDLIENVVKGIEQYGVLCLTTTCLQVNEHKHNLHIHQSSIFGSGYSFLKADLLKEVSFDKCLEFGYGEDTDFGLQLRNLGVDVISFPEISILHLKASIGGFRIKPTFAWSKEEIQPKPSPTIMYVKLKYNCKEQIGRYRTTLFFKYHKHQNIKNPISYLIYFNKQWQKSIFWANELRK is encoded by the coding sequence TTGATTGTAGTATATCATAAAAATAATAGGATTAGTAAAGTTATTTCCGTTGATAAAAGTGAAATATCTTTTGACAAAAATAAATCTATTGCTTTTGGTTTACTGCAATTGGCTGAGCAATTTCCAGAATCAAAACTAGTTTGGTGTCATGTAGACTATCAAGAAGTACTCAATGTAGAGGAACTTAATTTTATAATGCATCACAATAAAATGATGCTTTCCTATAATCCAAGTAGCAGCAATTATTTAGGTCCGAAAATTGGCTATGTAGAGGAATCGTTGTTTATTAGAGTAAATAAAAATGTAACGTACCCTACCTGGCAAATGAGTAGTTTGGTGGGATGTGTTCATGCTTCAATATTGAGAGCCACTAAGGAAACGATAAAACGGGATTCGAGTTTTGATTATTATTTAAATTCAATTGCCAAAGTTTGTAAACCGCAGGGTTTGTTGTGCTATTCCGAACCTAGATTATTAAAAAAACACTTTTTAGTTTCTTCTCCCAAAGCTTCTGTTTTTACCCTTTTTAGATTTATAAAACAGCATTATAAAAAGAGATGGATAGTGATGATGTTTTTAAATTTAATCATTTATGAGCGTCAATTCCCTTTGGGCGCCTTTTTATATGCTTATTTTTTTAAGAATAGGAAAAAGAACACAACTGATTTAGACGCGATTAAAGTTAATTCATCTCTTAAAGTTATAGTTAACCCAACTATGGATGTTATTATTCCAACTATTGGGAGAAAAGATCATTTGTATGATGTGTTGAAGGATTTAGCTCAGCAAACTCATTTGCCAATTAATGTAATTATAGTGGAGCAAAATCCTAAAGTGAACAGTGTTTCAGAATTGGATTATATACATAATGAAATTTGGCCTTTTGTCATAAAACATACCTTTACGCATCAAGCAGGTGCTTGTAATGCAAGAAATTTGGCGATGAGCCAAGTAGAAAGTGAATGGGTATTCTTTAGTGATGATGATATTAGATTTGGATCGGATTTGATAGAGAATGTAGTTAAAGGTATTGAGCAATATGGAGTTTTATGCTTAACGACAACTTGCTTGCAAGTAAATGAGCATAAACATAATTTACATATCCACCAGTCTAGTATTTTTGGGTCTGGGTATAGTTTTTTGAAAGCAGATTTACTAAAGGAAGTATCGTTTGATAAATGTTTAGAATTTGGATACGGAGAGGATACTGATTTTGGATTACAATTGCGAAATTTAGGAGTAGATGTCATTTCTTTTCCAGAGATATCTATTTTACATCTAAAAGCTTCAATAGGCGGATTTAGAATAAAACCAACATTTGCATGGAGTAAAGAAGAGATACAACCCAAGCCTTCCCCTACGATTATGTATGTGAAACTCAAGTATAATTGTAAGGAACAAATAGGCAGATACAGAACGACATTATTTTTTAAGTATCATAAACATCAAAATATTAAAAACCCAATAAGTTATTTAATTTATTTTAATAAGCAGTGGCAGAAAAGTATTTTTTGGGCTAATGAATTAAGAAAATGA
- a CDS encoding glycosyltransferase family 4 protein: protein MKTIIIAHNFSEISFAGMSFHLAHHLADLGNRVVFISHKPYFRINQIIEKGTGEIIVCSWPTENRPTSTKDLVWFSKIHLKYKPDVVIGHFVGSNISILVSKLMSLGKVKTFCYYHTLSDQLLADKKYGSKKQNLLFLRKKIFYKLFCDVVICPSAKAKKDLKAFFSIKKGSVVLNPINDRFENKIRISDEDIVVSYLGRLDSSKGVIDLIKAFIIYRNESKDSKMILNISGSGSQESEIKELIRNNASIHYFGRLSYEKIDEYLNKSHFAIIPSKCDNLPTVGLESMMNNTPLLISNETGLTKYLKDGCECFKFDSDVDSMVSIFKKVEKNIDRQEQMGINARNTFLSLFSIENYCNVFSKIIS, encoded by the coding sequence ATGAAAACAATTATAATAGCCCATAATTTTTCCGAAATTTCATTTGCAGGTATGAGTTTTCATTTAGCACATCATCTGGCTGATTTGGGAAATAGAGTTGTTTTTATTTCGCACAAACCCTATTTTAGGATAAATCAAATAATTGAAAAGGGTACTGGTGAAATTATTGTTTGTTCATGGCCAACAGAAAACAGACCTACTTCGACAAAAGATTTAGTTTGGTTTTCTAAAATTCATTTAAAATATAAACCAGATGTAGTAATAGGACATTTTGTAGGCAGTAATATTTCAATTTTGGTTTCGAAGTTAATGTCTCTAGGAAAAGTTAAGACTTTTTGTTATTATCATACATTGTCTGACCAACTTTTGGCCGATAAAAAATATGGTTCAAAAAAGCAAAATCTATTGTTTTTAAGAAAAAAAATATTCTATAAATTATTTTGTGATGTAGTTATATGTCCTTCTGCAAAAGCAAAAAAAGATTTAAAAGCTTTTTTTTCAATTAAAAAAGGGAGTGTTGTGTTAAATCCTATCAACGACAGATTTGAAAATAAAATAAGAATATCTGATGAAGACATTGTTGTTTCATATCTGGGCAGGCTAGATTCTTCAAAAGGGGTTATAGATTTAATTAAAGCGTTCATAATTTATAGAAATGAATCAAAAGATTCTAAAATGATTTTAAACATTTCAGGAAGCGGTAGTCAAGAATCTGAAATAAAAGAATTGATAAGAAATAATGCTTCAATACATTATTTTGGAAGATTGTCTTATGAAAAAATTGACGAGTATTTAAATAAAAGCCATTTTGCAATAATTCCCTCAAAATGTGATAATTTACCAACAGTCGGTTTGGAATCAATGATGAATAACACACCATTGTTAATTTCGAATGAAACCGGTCTTACAAAATACTTAAAGGATGGTTGCGAATGTTTTAAGTTCGATTCAGATGTTGATTCAATGGTTTCAATATTTAAAAAAGTTGAAAAAAATATTGATAGACAGGAGCAAATGGGTATAAATGCAAGGAATACTTTTTTATCTCTTTTTAGTATTGAAAATTATTGTAATGTTTTTTCCAAAATAATTTCATGA
- a CDS encoding MBOAT family protein, whose amino-acid sequence MFFNSLAFAIFLPIVFFLYWFVFNKTKSSQNALLIVASYYFYSCWDWRFLFLLVFSTFLDYYTGIRIEKSSNDKGRKFWFWLSIGVNLGFLGIFKYYNFFSASFAQMLTTVGFKASPLLLDVVLPVGISFYTFHGLSYVIDIYFKRIKAEYNFVDYSLFVSYFPLLVAGPIERATHLLPEVKVKRTFDYNQAKEGVCQIIWGLVKKVVIADTCATYANAIFDNYTSMNSLSLILGGVYFAFQIYGDFSGYSDMALGMSKLFGLELLRNFNYPYFSRDIAEFWRRWHISLSSWFRDYLYIPLGGSKGSKVMQVRNVFIIFVVSGFWHGANWTYLAWGFVNAVYFLPLLLLNRNRSNIDEIKLNWNWDSVRTIASIVMTFCLSTIAWVFFRAKTITDACLYLKRIVVNREFTSQYLVNERYNYEILLMIGLFVLVEWNNRTRVEPISGKYNTVKLALAITAILAFGTYSDYKEFIYFQF is encoded by the coding sequence ATGTTTTTTAACTCCTTGGCTTTTGCCATTTTTTTACCCATCGTATTTTTTCTGTATTGGTTTGTTTTTAACAAAACAAAAAGCAGCCAAAATGCACTCCTAATCGTTGCCAGTTATTATTTCTATTCCTGTTGGGATTGGCGTTTTTTGTTTCTGTTGGTTTTCTCAACGTTTTTGGACTATTATACCGGAATTAGAATTGAAAAAAGCAGCAATGATAAAGGACGAAAGTTTTGGTTCTGGTTGAGCATCGGTGTTAATTTGGGATTTTTAGGCATTTTTAAATACTATAATTTTTTCTCGGCATCGTTCGCACAAATGTTGACTACTGTTGGTTTTAAAGCAAGTCCTCTTTTGTTAGATGTAGTTTTACCGGTTGGAATTTCTTTTTATACGTTTCATGGATTATCCTATGTGATCGATATTTATTTTAAAAGAATTAAGGCAGAATATAATTTTGTGGATTATTCACTTTTCGTGAGTTATTTTCCACTTCTGGTGGCAGGTCCAATTGAACGGGCTACCCATTTATTGCCCGAAGTAAAAGTCAAAAGAACCTTTGATTATAATCAAGCCAAAGAAGGAGTCTGCCAAATAATTTGGGGACTGGTCAAAAAAGTTGTTATTGCTGATACCTGTGCGACTTATGCTAATGCCATTTTTGACAATTACACTTCAATGAATTCCTTGTCCCTTATTTTGGGAGGGGTATATTTTGCGTTCCAAATTTATGGTGATTTTTCAGGATACTCAGATATGGCATTGGGAATGTCAAAATTGTTTGGGTTGGAATTATTGCGTAATTTCAATTACCCATATTTTTCAAGAGATATAGCCGAGTTTTGGCGTCGTTGGCACATTTCACTTTCTTCTTGGTTTCGTGATTATCTCTACATACCGTTGGGAGGAAGCAAAGGTTCCAAAGTTATGCAGGTTCGGAACGTCTTTATCATTTTTGTCGTAAGCGGTTTTTGGCATGGTGCCAATTGGACCTATCTGGCCTGGGGGTTTGTCAATGCGGTATATTTTTTGCCCCTTTTATTGTTGAATCGAAATCGGAGCAATATAGATGAAATTAAACTGAACTGGAATTGGGATTCGGTAAGGACAATAGCCAGTATTGTAATGACTTTTTGCTTAAGCACGATTGCCTGGGTGTTTTTTAGAGCGAAAACGATAACCGATGCCTGCTTGTATTTGAAACGAATAGTCGTAAATAGAGAATTTACTTCTCAGTATCTTGTAAATGAGCGTTACAATTATGAAATATTGTTGATGATTGGTCTGTTTGTTTTGGTTGAATGGAATAATAGAACCAGAGTAGAGCCTATTTCAGGAAAATATAATACAGTGAAACTGGCTTTGGCTATAACAGCCATTCTCGCTTTTGGAACGTACTCCGATTATAAAGAATTTATATATTTTCAATTCTAA